In the genome of Columba livia isolate bColLiv1 breed racing homer chromosome 1, bColLiv1.pat.W.v2, whole genome shotgun sequence, the window attctgtgattatccCAAGCAAAGCATCAAACCTGGGGAGTTACCAACAGCATTAATGAAGGATTTTCTATTTTAGCTGGGGAAACTGGCAGTGTTTGGGTAGTTGCCACTTGTCTCTCACCCATTCCTGCATCCCCACAGGCAGATGCAGCTCTGCCCTCGCAGCGATGATGGTGAGAGGGCTCAGGGAGCAGGACCACAGGTTGCTGCCATGGGGAGCAAGGGCAGCATGAGCCAGACCCCCGGTCACCCGGCAGGTCACACTGTCTGGCTGGGCCGGTGCAACTCTTGGTGATGCTGCTGCATAAACCAGATCACTGACATGATCCAAGATAAACGTAAATCTCCAGCATAAAAGAAAGCAATGGTTATTTTTAACCCAAATCTTTTTGCTGACCTGCTTTGCAGTGCACTggcaaaatgaaagagaagctgaaatgcAGTGCGGTTATGGGAATGAGCGGCTGAGGATGGAGTGTGGTGGAAACTCCACCACCAAAGCTGGAGTCTCATGATACACATTTTCACATTACTGGAGCTTAGGATGCTCCTGACTTCTGGCAGCAGAACTGTGATCTCCTTCACTACGAAGGCCTAACATTTGCTCTTTTTAAAGGCAGCTTTaatgaaacaagacaaaaccaaTTAAACAAAAAGTCCTGATAAAGTCTACCTTTTACAAGTTTGATATACAGTCACATACTCCTCTCCATAGGCAAACCTGAGCTGATTTGTTGTCCCAGTGGCTCAGGGAGGTTGTCCGGCATGCAGAGCCACTCCAGCAATTCACTGTCACCTCACTAGCGATGCTCTCAGATGCCTGATGTGGGGATGTGCACAAGGACAAGTGGCCATCAGAGAGACCTGGAGCCGCCAGCACTATCTCGTGCACTATGTCTGAGGTTCTCTGGTGGCGTGAACAGCCCTGACAGACAAAGctcttttcttttatgtttgttATGTTTAACTGTAGCTATATTAAAGACTCCTAATTATAAGTTGGGAGTCAGAGATCTCATTAATCACCGCCCTGAGAACATTACAGTGATAAGCTGCCAAAAGCATGAGAAAATCCCTCTAATTACCAGGTTTAGATGCAGCTCTTCAAAACTTGGTTAGCTACAGATGCACAGGTGATAATTCCTGCTGTCTTCTTTATAGCGCACCCTCACTATTATCCACTCTAGTCTGATTTACGTTCCTATTAGAATAATATTATGCTAATTAAGTAATCCTGCACACAGAACGCTTCATAGTGGAGATGATTAAGAGGGTTTAGATGATGACTAATAGCACAAACAGTACTATCAGCGTCAGAGAAACTGGTGAGGGGTGTACACATAAAGAAGGAGCTCCTCACTGCCACCATACATCCTAATTGTGAACATAAATGacacaaaagaatgaaaaataagcaaagcattaataagataaaaaaaaaataaaaaaagaaaagaaaaagaaaaaaacacaaaacaaaacaaacaaaacaacaacaacaaaacacaacagtgCAAGAAAATGTAGACAATCAATTGAATCTGTTCTCTCAAGCGCTGATATTATCCTTAGGAGCAAATTCGAATTCATTTCAAGCATATTACAAGGAGCAGAATTTGGCCTGTTCAAAAGCCATTTCTGGTTTTCATATACCCCACAGGCAGGTGGTTACACCACCCTCCTCCTCCATGCACCCCACATCCGAATGCTCAGTGCATCTTTGGGTGCATGTATTCAACAATAAAAAGGAGCCTTATAGAGGTtctgctctgcccaggagccACATCCCAGCAGTGTTAGAGCAGCGGATGGTTGAGCTTCCACCTGGCCCTCTTGTTCAGTTTTGGGAACACGCTCAGACAAGCCCAAAACTCCATCTGCATCCCCAGCCAGTGCCCAGGACCTCTGCGCTGTCTTCAAAAGGGTTTCTGTCCACCCCATGTGCAAGTCCTGCAGTCTCGCCGTCCAATGATGTTTTGTTCTCAGCTATTTCTCACAACCCACATTTAGATCCAAACCATGCTGGATTAACCCCTTGAGAGCATCCATTCACCCCAGTGTGAGCATTTCAGATTTTCCAggggaaataaaagcattttcaacAGTGCCAATTTAAGAAACAAACTCGTCAAAAATGTGAGAGCTGCCAGGAATACCTTAGTTATCCACAGAGgttaaaactttattttgatataaaaattaaatagcaaaatttttgtttgtttttttttacagtgataaATTAGAAATTTACAGTACATACATCAAAGCAGATATATTTTCTGTACACCCCAAAATAATCAGTGTATATTTCCttaaaatttagaaaaagtAGCTAACTTGTCTGTTTGATGTAAGAGCTAAGCTTGTACCTCTCCAGCTGATGCTCCCAAAACCTGCAGCGAGAAGAACATAAGCCCGGGGCGAAGAAGGGAGTAGGGACTGGGCAGGGAAGGTAGCTGCTGCAAAGTTTCTACTTGTATAACCACAGCAACTGCATTTCCAAGACAGGATTAGTCacacattttttggctttaaatTCATAACaatgttgaaacaagagaacATACGAGTTGCAGAGACCCACTCTTGGTAACCAGCAGGTTTTAGTCTATCTGCTGTGAATTCCCACTCATACGGCCCCAAAGCGGAGCAAGGTAAATGCATGTGGATTAACAAACACGTTTATGGGATGGTTTCATCACTGCAACAGTTTAATCTCCCTTTGGGCTGGCACGTTGACCCCCTGACCGCTTGGGATAGGTGCTCCTTTGGGAATATCAGCTGATGTCTCTCCCCAGCCTACCCCTTCCCAACAGTATTTGAGTGCCTCACGCTCTTTCATGGAACATCCTCCCAGGTCCTTCATAGGGCTACGCACAGTTACCATTACCCAACTCACTTCCAGCATCTCAAATCACCAGGGACGTTCCTCTGTCACAGTCCACAGGGTCACAGTTGGAGATGATAACACAGCTGGAGATCTGATAACAAGGTACTACTGTGTACATAACATTGTTAAAAATGTCGTTTATTGAATCAGTCAGGTCAAACATGGACCAGATCAGCCAGGAGAGCATCCAAACCATTTCAGAGGGAAGGACACTTGAGTGGATGTGATACTTTGGCACAGCTTGATATGAGGTCACAAGACAAGGCTCCTACTCCATCCTTATCCCTTGAAAGTCAACATATAGCTGCTGACTTTACATCCCTCGCCGGGCTAGGAGCAAGATCACACAACGGAGAAGCTCATCCATCTGAAGAACTCCTTGTCCACAGAATAACCAGATCCAAACACAATGTAAATAGCGAGAGACTTTATGGAGAGGATGAAAAGGCTCGGCTGGTATGCGGTGTTGGCCAAGACAATGCTTGTGCGTCTTGAGCAGAATGTGTCAAGTTGTCACTTGTTCTGCTGGAGAGGGTGCCCAACCACAAAGACTGCAATtagggtttgtttggggtttgttgtgttgttttgggtttttttaggaaaaaataaaaaaagtcctCAAGCACATGTTTCAACATTGACATTGAAACAATACACACTTCTGGGACAGATTAGTGCTCATGGCCAGAGCTGGAATGGGTTGTGGTTTGGGAAGCACATGGGGCACCTGTGTGAACAGCCAGGACTGCAATAAAGCGGTGCCTGTTCTCAGCTGCCCTTGAAGGTCGCGTGAGTTGGGGTACCGGGGGGGACGCTCCACAGTCAGACAGGTTCCACACAAACAAATGAAGCAAATGTTTAGGGCACACAGATTAAAACAAAGGTCCTTCAAAGGGATAGAGCATCAGAACAGTGTTCTCTGGAGTGCTTCTGGGCCATTTCTGTTTGCATCACCTTTCTTATTACCCAAACCTCCAACACAAGATTCGAGCTCCCCACAAGCACAAGCCGATGCCTCCTCAAATAAAGAACAAGTAAACCCGATAGTTGCTGTGAAACATTATTCACCAAGAAGTTGTGTCTCTTCTCTCGGGATCTCTTTACAAAAACTGGAAgtgtcttttttcattcctgagGACTGAATGTCTGCTCACATTCTGCatgtaaaaaatactttaaaaaaatgtctccATAGCTGTCAGTGAGCAATGGGAGCATCATTGTGAGGCAGTCAGCTGTACTGCGATGTCATGGGCTGAGAATGTTCTTTTAATTGTAACTGACACACATAATTATACAACTGATCTGTGTGAACATGAGGTTGCCAAGGAACTTAACATTTCGCTTCTCCCCAGACTGGCGTCTGCAGAGATACCATCACACCGAATGAAATATATTAAGACTTAATTGCTTCATGCAATGGGTCTCCAGAGAGGGCCAGATAAGTTTACTTGGAGAAAACTGGCATTgtttgaagagaccctcaactcaattttctttttcctagagGAAGGAACGCTATAATGTAAGACTTTATTTAAAGCTGTTGAATGCAGCAGAATAAAGTAGTCCACTGGAAATAGCAGGAGCACCTGAAGGGACAGGAACAAAGGCAGACGGACAAAAACCAATGCAGAAGACCATACACAGATTTCCAGCCCCCACTGACTCATCTACTTCTGCCAATGGTCTtgagtaaagcctttaaaaaattagaaatattgATAGAACCACGAAATAATtcaggtgggaagggacctaGGGAGGTCCAAATTCCCACTCAAGGCAGAGCCAATTTTCAATTCAGACCAGGTTACAGACCGTAAAAATAATGTGTTGAAATTATTATTAGACCATCAGACAACTTTAAAAATCATCCTCACTAATACCTCACTAAATCCTACTCATAATGGGTAACTCTCAGACCTGGAAAGTCCACTTGGTATTTGTTGGAGGACCTGATCCTTGGCTGACTCGTGCAGCATATGGGAGCAACAGAATTCCCCAGGGCACAAAGACACAAGCCTCGGCAAGCGCCTTCTTCATGATGCTGAACTCAGAAAAAAGGCATCTAACTGAGGTCCCGGATGCTCCACCTTCTGATATCTGGGCCCTACATCAGCCCAGAATTTGGCCCCGGACCACCTTTCCTCCATCAGctataggaaaaagaaaataacatccCACAGGCGTGGGCTACAGTCCCTCAGCTTCTAAAGACTTCAGTACATTGCAAAGGAAGACAACGTGTTTGGATATTTCACAGCTTTTAAAGCCTCTCGGGCTTTCCTGTTTTGGGCAGCATGGTTTATGGCTATTGTATCTGCAGTGTGatctttttgctgtttgttctttaaggctttttttttttctccatcccCCAGAGACAGGTTGTGTAACCATCTCCCTACGCTGCTCCCAACATTTTCACAGCAACGCTTACACACAATCAGTCCTCCACGGGGGAGCGGTCGGACCATCGGGGTGCCGTCCTTTCCTCATACCACGGTCTCATTCCCTTTCCCAGGTTTCACCCAACCGTCTGCTCTCTTCTCCCGTTTTACCTTCCCTGAGTTCACCAGTCTGTTGGAGCACTTCTGCCACGTGTGCAGAGTTTTGGCTGACCAGATCCACATACCTGACGTAATCCCCACCAGGAGGGACATGAAGATTTTGAGCATCTCCACTGCCATATTGGAATCATCTGCCGAATAGCGGAAAATGGCCCAGTTGGAGATTTCATAGAAATAACAGGCGATGACACACGTTGCTGGGACAGTGTACAGCACCGAAAAAACACCGATTTTGACCATCAGCCTTTCCAGTTTGTCTGTTTTAGTTCCATCTTTCTGAAGATTAGACCTGATTTTAAATAAGGCCACCAGTCCCGCTGCAATGAATAAAGTCCCAATGACCAGGTAGGTAAAAAGCGGAGCGACAACAAAGCCCGTCAGCGCATCTAGGTTCTGGCTCCCAACGTAGCACAGACCGGTGAGCTCGTCCGCATCTACTAGTCTCATAATCAAAATGACGATGGTCTTCACGGCGGGGATAGCCCAGGCTGCAATATGGAAATAAGAGCTGTGCATTTCTATAGCTTCGTGGCCCCACTTGAGTCCTGCAGCCAGAAACCACGTCAATGTGAGGATAACCCACCAGATGGAGCTAGCCATCCCGAAAAAATACATCAGCAAGAAAATTATAGCACATCCTGTGTTCTTAAGACCTTCTTGGATAAGAACAGGTTCTGCTGCCTCTTCAAAATCACAGGATATCCTTTCCCGGCCCACAGTTAGCCTCACAATATAAGCAATGCTATAAATATTGTAGCACATGCTCAAAAATATGATTGGGCGCTCCGGGTAGGAAAACCTGGATGAATCAATCAGGAAGGTCAGGACTGTGAAGGCAGTGGAGATGAAGCAAAGACTGGCCCACACGGCCATCCAGATATCCGTGAATTCCTTGGCTGACCTGCTGTAGAGACCAGCGTCGTAGCCGCACTTGAGGACACAGTTCAAGCTCCTCTTCACCCAGATGTACTGCTCCGAGTTAGATCCCATGCTGTGGCACTCTTCTCCGGGCTGGAGGGAGGTCTTGCTGTGCAGGGGAACCTCTTCATCTCCTGGACCCTCCATGCACATGTGGTTGTGATCGTTCTGGGGTGGGAATTTGCTGCAGTTGAGGCTGTCCGGCCAGGCAAATccaaattcttttaaaacaggctCACATCTCCTTTTGACAGAGAGGCACATGCCACCACAGGGACCTATGGGGATGTTAATCTTCTCTGTGCACATCGGAACATACACCGAACAAaggaagaactggaagaaacagaaatcacaAGTGCGTTAGGGGAAAATTAAACAGGTTAAAATACAgcaagttttcctttttgtctttttagcaGTAATATTTGGTCCTTTGCCTTAAAAAACAGGAAGCagcataaaacaaataaaccaagaacaataaaaacaaaggagaaaaaaaaaaaacaaaaccaacaacctaACAATGTTGTCTTCTTTCAGTTCAAATGTGGTCCGAAGCCAAAGCTTGAACATTTTACTCCCTAGATTAGCTCCGTGTATATTTAGCCCATCACTTTCAATAAAGCGAGTGGGATTTAGCCAGATCTAAACCTCAAGGGTGCAATTTaggaaagcaaaaaaccaaactgaagcggtttaaacaaatacatatatttgttCTGGGCACTGCCTGGATATTACAGCTAAcagacaaacagaagaaaaggcattttattGAATTACTTTGGTTCATGATCCTCCTAAAAgaatagctttttcttttacaataaGGTCACGTATGTAACAGTAATAAAACACTGTAGTTTCCTCCACTTTTCGAATAATCGCAATTCTGTGACGCGACAGTGTAAGCGGGATCGCGTGCTACTTCGGGAGCTCTGTCCCAAGAAACaagctggtttttgtttgatgAAATCCATGCCCGTGGGGAGGACCGGGATCTCACCATTCGCCTGGGAAAGAAACTCCTGCGATGGAAGCCTCGGAAGAGGTTCCCACCAGCCGGCAgctcccaggagcagctccctgGGGTTCTCAGCTAAGAGGGGAGCAGAGCTCGGGTACAACACCCGAAGCTCCGCCGAGACAACGTGCCCCTGCCCCTCCGCACCGGGATGAACGAGCCCGTCCCAGGCGCCGAGGAACAGCGCTCAACCCAGCGGGACTTTcggttgggttttctttttggacTGAGCCGAGGGGATGgagatgaggatggggatgagcAGCCGGTCCAGTCCTCCCACCCCGCTCTCCCACTCCGGCCACGCACAAAGGGGACCCCCGGCGCCCCGACCCACCTGGAGCTGGCTGG includes:
- the FZD4 gene encoding frizzled-4: MAGGGGGAAGRARLLAVLLAGLLGGARAFGDEEERRCDAIRIAMCQNLGYNVTKMPNLVGHELQADAELQLTTFTPLIQYGCSSQLQFFLCSVYVPMCTEKINIPIGPCGGMCLSVKRRCEPVLKEFGFAWPDSLNCSKFPPQNDHNHMCMEGPGDEEVPLHSKTSLQPGEECHSMGSNSEQYIWVKRSLNCVLKCGYDAGLYSRSAKEFTDIWMAVWASLCFISTAFTVLTFLIDSSRFSYPERPIIFLSMCYNIYSIAYIVRLTVGRERISCDFEEAAEPVLIQEGLKNTGCAIIFLLMYFFGMASSIWWVILTLTWFLAAGLKWGHEAIEMHSSYFHIAAWAIPAVKTIVILIMRLVDADELTGLCYVGSQNLDALTGFVVAPLFTYLVIGTLFIAAGLVALFKIRSNLQKDGTKTDKLERLMVKIGVFSVLYTVPATCVIACYFYEISNWAIFRYSADDSNMAVEMLKIFMSLLVGITSGMWIWSAKTLHTWQKCSNRLVNSGKVKREKRADGWVKPGKGNETVV